The Sulfolobus islandicus Y.N.15.51 sequence ATCCACATCAAACAAGCTATGGTATTTCAGACAGGGCAATAGCCTCAGTAATTGCAATACACGGAGATGATCACGGACCAATTTTACCTCCTTCAGTAGCTCCAATTAAAGTAGTAGTAGTACCAATTCCTGCAAAAAATGAAGAGGGAACCCAACAAGTAATGAAGTACTCAATAGAGATCTGTGAAATGTTGAACAAGAATAATATAACTTGTGTAACTGATCAAGACACCGAAAAAACGCCTGGAGAGAAGTTCTATATTTGGGAAATTAAAGGAGTTCCTATTAGATTAGAAATAGGCCCTAGAGAACTCGCCTCTAGTACAGTATTTATAAAGAGAAGAGATAATCTTAAGTCATATACAGTGAAGAAAGAGGAAGTCGTCAATAAAGTTAAGGAAGTTCTAAATGAAATACAAGAGGACTTAAGAAAAAGAGCTTGGGAGAGTCTAAAATCTAGAATTGAATACGCTAATGATATTGAAAAAGCTAAAAACATTCTGGAAAATAACTCAGGTATTGTAGATGTTCCTTGGTGCGGAAGTAAGGAGTGTGGGCTAAAAATTGAGGAACTTACCAATGCAAGAGTACTAGGTTATCCAATAGAGGATAGAAAAGTTAATGACAAGTGTGTAATTTGTAAAATGAACGCAAAAACAGTTCTAAGGGTTGCAAAAACTTATTAGAGATTAAATACTGTGAATTAAATAGGGTGTAAAATTGCCAAAGAAGAGAGAGAACAGAGGAAGAAGAAAAGGAGATAAGGGACATGTTGGTTATATAAGCTGTGATCAATGTGGCGCTAGAGTACCAGAGGATAAGGCAGTATGTGTAACAAAAATGTACAGCCCAGTAGACGCTTCTCTAGCATCTGAGTTAGAAAAGAAGGGTGCAATAATTGCTAGATATCCTGTAACTAAGTGCTATTGTGTGAATTGTGCAGTATTTCTGGGAATTATTAAAATAAGGGCAGAAAATGAGAGAAAACAGAAAGCCCGTTTAAGATAGTCTTTTAAACCTTTGGATCAAATTATGTGATGAAATGAGACTTTATGAATTATCTTTCGCACAAATTGAAGATTTTTTCTATAAACTAGCAGAAGTTAAGGATATTATAAAGGATAGTGGTCTAATGGAATTTCTACCAGAATTAAAGAAATTGGATTCAACAATCCAAACGGGAACTACTAGAGTAAAGCACGCATTCCCGATCTTTCAAAAAGGAGGAGTTGTAATGGATATTACAAATGTTCAGCAAGCGCAGATAGCAGAAGAAGCAGGCGCTGTTGCCGTAATGGTTTTAGACAAATTACCCTATGATGTTAGAAAATCTGGTGGAGTTGCAAGAATGGCGGATCCTAAGATAATTGGGGAGGTAATGAATTCAATAACAATACCAGTAATGGCAAAGGTAAGAATAGGTCATTATTATGAGGCTAAGCTGCTAGAAGCGTTAGGCGTTGATATGATAGATGAAAGTGAAGTCTTAACACCAGCTGACGAGGAACATCATATAAATAAATGGGAGTTTAGCGTACCATTTGTCAATGGGGCTAGAAACCTAGGAGAAGCATTAAGAAGAACAGTGGAAGGAGCATCGATGATAAGAACCAAAGGTGAAGCAGGGACTGGAAATGTCAGTGAAGCAGTAAAACACATGAAGATAATAAATAGTGAGATAAGAAGCTTGATAAGTATGTCGGAGGAAGATAGAGTCAAAAAGGCAAGGGAATATCAAGTTCCTTATCAGCTAGTTGAGCTTACTGCGAAAATTAAGAGACTACCAATTGTTAACTTTGCTGCCGGAGGTATAGCGACACCTGCTGATGCTGCGCTTATGATGTGGTTGGGTGCTGATGGATTATTTGTTGGTTCTGGTATATTTAAGAGCCAAGATCCAGATGAAAGAGCTAAAGCAGTAGTACTAGCAGCAGCTTGCTGGGAATATCCAGAAATCGTATTGGAAGCTCAGAAAATGATAAGTGAGCAGAAGAGTATGATGGGAATTGATATAAAATCTTTAAAACCCGAAGAATTGTTACAAGTGAGAGGATTATGAAGATAGGTATAATAGCTTATCAAGGGAGCTTTGAAGAACATTACCTACAGTTAAAGAGGGCCTTTGACAAGTGGTCAATAAATGGCGAAATAACTCCAGTAAAGATTCCTAAAGATCTAAAGGATATTGACGGAGTAATAATACCTGGAGGAGAAAGCACAACAATAGGCCTAGTAGCTAAAAGGCTAGGGATATTAGATGAATTGAAAGAGAAGATCACGTCCGGTTTACCAGTTATGGGAACATGTGCCGGTGCCATAATGCTAGCGAAGGAAGTTAGTGACGCTAAAGTAGGTAAGACCTCACAACCACTAATTGGCGCAATGAATATTAGTATAATTAGAAATTATTATGGAAGACAAAGAGAAAGTTTTGAAGCAATCATCGACTTGTCTAAAATAGGTAAGGGCAAAGCAAATGTTGTATTCATTAGAGCTCCTGCAATAACTAAATTATGGGGAAAGACTCAAAGCTTGGCGGAGTTAAACGGTGTAACTGTTTTGGCTGAAGAAAATAATATCCTAGCTACTACGTTTCACCCAGAATTATCTGATACAACTTCGATACACGAATACTTCTTACATCTAGTTAAAGGGTAATCTTTTATTTTTTATAATATATACTTCGATTGAAAAGTGGGGATAAGGATTTTGAATGATCTGATGTTAGATAAAAGTGCTTTGCTGTTTGGAGTTTCGAAATATCTTGAGAAGGGAATAATAACTGGCAATGTTCTAATTCACAAATCTCTCTTGGCTGAACTTGAAAGAGAAAGCAATGATGGTTTAGTTAGTGCTGAAATAGCACTTGATGAAGTGAAGAAGTTAAAAGATATAACAGAAAGAATCCTAGTTAATTTTGAAATAGTTGGTGATGATTCGAAAAAAGGAGAAGCTAATGAGTTGTCGCGTGAATATTGTCTAGAGAAAGGTTGTATAATTGTAACTGCGGATGAGACCCAGAAAAAGATTTGCGATGCAATGGGAATACAGTATAACTTTTTACAGCCATTGAAGCAAGGTTTATCATTTGAAAGCTTCTTTGACGACGAAACGATGAGTCTACACATAAAAGAGGATACTGTTCCAAGGGCTAAGAAGGGCAAACCAGGAAATTGGAAATTTGTAAATCTTTCGGATAAACCCATGTTATCAACTGACGTGAGAATGATAGCTAACGAGATAATAAACGCTGTCAGACTCATAAAAGGCTCCTTTGTAGAAATTGAGAGAAGAGGCTCTCTTATTATCCAATTAGGCAACTACAGAGTAGTAATAACTAGACCACCCTTAAGTGATGGATGGGAAATAACTATTACTAGACCAGTAGTTAGGAAAAGATTAGAGGATTATAATTTAGATGAACGATTAATAAAGAGGTTAGAAGAAAGAGCAGAGGGCATAATTATAGCAGGAGCGCCTGGTATGGGAAAAACAACATTTGCACAAGCATTAGCTGAATACTATATGAGGTTAGGAAAGATAGTGAAAACCATAGAATCTCCCAGAGATATGCACTTACCTCCCGAGATAACACAATATTCTAAAAATTACGCTGAAATTGGAGAGCTTCATGATATTTTAATATTGAGTAGGCCTGACTATACAGTATATGATGAGATGAGAAATGACGAGGATTTTAAACTTTATGTTGATCTTCGTCTTGCGGGCGTAGGAATGGTAGGCGTTGTTCATGCCACCTCACCTATTGACGCTATACATAGATTTGTAAACAGAGTAGATATAGGTACAATACCGAATATCTTAGATACTATAATATTCATAAATTCTGGAAATGTAAGCAAAGTTTACACTTTAGAAATGACAGTTAAAGTACCAGCGGGATTAAAGGAAGCTGATCTTGCAAGACCAGTTGTTGAAATAAAAGACTTGGCTACCGGGAATACTGAGTATGAGATCTATGTATTCGGTGAACAGACCATGATAGTACCGGTGAATAGAGGAATAACAATGAATAATATGGAATTTAAAATATCGAAAATTGTTAATAATATAATACCAAATGCCACAGTGAAGTATGAGGATGGAGAGTACGTTATAGTAATTCCGAAAGAGGAAATAGGAAAATACAATAGGAAACTAGTACAGCGACTAAAGAGACTCGAGAAGAAGAACAATATAAAGATAAAGATAAAACTATCCGATTAGAGAAAATTATCCAGCGTTTTGCTCACTTTTGCTTCTACTAATCTTACCAAGTCTTCTAGATCTAACCCTTCTATCTCAGAGTCTGCAACATAATTCCCAGTTTCAGTCCTTCTTAACTTATCAAATGGTATGAACTTCAAAACACCAGGCTTCTTAACTCCTAAAAATAAAGTCCCACCACTTTTTCTTGCAAACTCCATAATACCTTCAGCTTGCTCCCTTCTAACGTAAATTTTTCCTTCTTTATCTTTTCTACTCTTCATTTCAATTAGGATAATAACACCACTCTTTAAGGCGATAATATCCGGTATAGGGTCTTTTCTCTTACTTCCACTCGCTGGTGCTCTTACCACAGCAAAACCCTTATCCCTTAACTTACCTACGATATTTCTTTCTACTGCAGAACCTTTCCTCTTTTTAGCGTTCATAAGGTATTATATAAATAAAAGTTTGTAATATTTTAGCTTTTTTTAGGCTTTCCTTTTTGGATCAGATCCTTTAGTTGATTGCCAATCTTCTCTTCTAAACTATTCTGAACTTGTGAGAGACCATTAACTACCGTTGGCATACCTCTACCATATTCTTCTACCCATTCTTCAGCAAATTTTCCACTCTTTATTCTCTGTAAAGCCTCTTTCATTCTTTTTCTTACATCCTCATTTATTACAAACTTTCCTACTGTCATACCACCATATTTAGCAGTATCAGATACTGCTTTTACCATACCAGTAATTCCCTTTTCATAAACTAAATCCACCAACATCTTAAGCTCATTTATAGTTTCAAAGTAGGCTACTTCTGGTTGATATCCTTCCTCTACTAAGGTTTCAAATGCAGCTTTCATAAGTTCCATTATTCCTCCCACAAGTATTACTTGCTCTCCAAATAAGTCTGTCTCAGTCTCTTCCTTAAAGGTAGTTGGAATTACGCCGGCCCTAGTAGCACCTATACCTTTAGCTATTGCTAAAGCCTTTTGAAGAGCTGTACCACTTACATCTTGTTGAATTGCAACTAAAGCTGGAACACCACCTCCAGCCTTATAGTACTCTCTAACTGTAGGACCTGGACCTTTAGGAGCTATCATATACACATCTGAATCCTTAGGTGGTTCGATTAGTTTATAGTGAATGTTAAACCCATGTGCAAATACTAAATCTGCACCTTTTTTCATATAAGGCTGTACGCTCTCTAACCATAGCGTCCTCTGAACCATATCTGGCACCAAGAAGACTATTATATCAGCATCCTTAACTGCATCCTTAGTATGAAGTGGAATTATCCCATCGCTCTTAGCCAATTCCCATGATTTTCCTTCCCTTTCCAATCCCACTACAACATTTAATCCCGAATCTCTTAAATTCTGAGCCCATGCTCTTCCCTGACTTCCATAGCCTAAGACCGCTATTCTCTTACCCTTAATTACATCTAAATTACTATCTTTATCAGTGTAGATCTTTGACGTAGACTTCACCCCAACTATATCCTTTTACTCTATTGAAAACTGGTACATAAATTATCATGTCACCTTCTTTTACCCCTTCTGATTGATTCTCTATCACCTTTCCATCCCTTATTATAACCCTTTTTAATTGTGCATCATCTAAAATCTCTACCTTACTGATATCTACTGTCTTACTCAGCAGAATTACTGCCGTGTTAAAATTATTGTGATCCTTTACTCCAATATAAAACTCGTAGAGACTTTCATCATTTACCTTCCAGCCGTATATCCAATCAATGTCCATAAATAATTTCCTGAAGTTAGATGCTATCCTCTCTATTAAGCCTGGATCCCTATAATAAGCCAATACCTTAACTACTCTTTCTTGGGTCACGTAAGATCACCTGTTTTAATCTTCCACCCGGTGGTAACGTAGGTAAGGCCAGTTCTTCCTTATCTACTGGTACTCTGATTACTGCGGGGATATCTTCCTTTATCGCACTCTTAAGTGACTTTTCTATGTCCTCATAGGTCGTTACGTTAAAACCTAAAGCACCAAATGCCTCAGCTAATTTAACGAAGTCTGGTGAAGGACCGTAATCTACACCTACTATTCTCTTCCCGAAGAACAAATCTTGAACTTGTCTTACTAACCCTAAGGTTCTATTATCAAATATCACTGATATTACCGGAATGTGCTCATCTACAGCTGTGGCTAGGTTTGTTCCGGTCATTAAGAATGAACCATCACCATCTAGATCCACTACAACTTTATCCGATCTAGCTAATTTAGCTCCCATTGCAGCAGGAAGACCAAAACCCATTGTACCCATTCCAGATGAGGTTAAAAAAGTTCTAGGTTCCAATACTTCCCAAAACACTTCAGCCCACATCTGATGTTGGCCTACACCAGTGGTCACTATTGCATCCCTTGGTAATGCTTGCCTAATGGTCTTCATTATCTTCCAAGGCTTTAATTTTCCGTTCTCCTCAGTATAGTAAAATTGAGAATAGTATTCTTTATACTCTTTAACTCTTTTCAGCCATGCGCTTCTATCTCTTTTTTGACCTAGTGTCGTTATTGCCTTTATTAACTCTCTTAATATTATCTTGGCATTACCGTAAATTCCGACATCTACCTTTATGGACTTTTCTCCATCTGTCGGATCAATATTTACCATTATGAATTTCTTTCTAGTCTCTACCATTTCATCATATGATGTAAATGTCCTATCGCTAAATCTCGCACCTACAACTAGCATTGCGTCAGATTCTAGGGCAGCCATTGATGCTTCTGCTCTTCCATAGTATCCCATTGGCCCGAAATATAGGGGATGATCATGTGGTATTGCAGTTTTTCCAGGGAAAGTAGAGACTATTGGAATATGCAATAGTTCTGCTAACTCTAAAACTTCTGGGGTTGCATTAGCCCATACTACCCCAGTACCTACTAAAATTATTGGTCTCTCTGCATTGATTAGAATCTCAGCAGCCTTTTTCAATGCTAATCGGTCTATCCTAGTTGGGAAATCTCTATAACCCTTAACAAGCGGTTTCTCTGGCCATTTTATCTCTTCCATTTTTTCATAGAAAATATCCCTAGGAATATCAATTACTACTGGCCCAGGTCTTCCAGTAGTTGCAATGTAAAATGCATTCTTAATCCATTGGAGAATTTCATCTATTCTCTTAATACCAATAACGTATTTAGTTACATTTTCAAACACTCCCATAGCATCAGCTTCTTGGAATGCCATCTTACCCATAACGCTTCTAGGCACGTTACCGGTTATTGCAATTACGGGAGAACTATCCCAGTATGCAGTAATAAGTCCTGTAGTTAAATTGGTCGTACCTGGACCAGATGTGGCTGTACACACTCCAGGGACTCCAGAAGCTCTTGCGTATCCATCTGCAGCATGTGCAGCAGCTTGTTCATGTCTCATCAGAACATGTCTAAGCTCACCATTTGCCAAATCTTCCACGAAAGCATCATAAATCTGCATGTTTGATAGTCCAGGTATTCCGAAGATTACCTTAACTCCTTCTCTTTTTAGAGAATCAACTAAAATTCGTGCACCTGTTGGCAATTTATATCACCTTCTTGTATATAGATACCTCATAACTAACTCGATCTTCATTTCCTTTATCAAGAAATCTATTGAAAGTTTTGAAATACGTATCAAATTTGGAGGGAGAACTCACCTATCATCTTTTTCACGTCTATGTCTGTATGTATGTATGTTTTTAAACTTTTTCATTATTTTTATTTAGCAATGATAAAGTGTATAATAAAAACTATTCATTTTCAACGTGACTTACTATGCTAAATATTTCACTATACCTAGTAATATCTTTCCACATCTCTAAACACTTTACATCCCCTAGATACAGCCAAATATTCCCGAAATGCCCTCTTCTATCATCTAAGAAAAGGATTTCGTTAGGTTTTATTTTTAGGTTAGTTTTGGCATTAATCTCAATAATTATTTGACTCAACATTAAAAATTTATAGGGATAAGGCCTTGCTACAATTATATCAAAATATTGAAGCAAATCTAGTGTAGCTAATACTTTATTTGCCTTATCTTCAAAATTCCACGTAGCTAGACCTAATATGTAACCTCTATTTTTTAATTCCTTAAGAGTCTCTCTAACATCTGGAAATAAATGGAGAACTCTACCTTTAGAATCCTCTAAAGTGTTTGCATCTACAAGCTTTAAAGGTTCTTCAAACTCCGATATATTATGATGATCCCACAAGGTTTTATCAGCGTCAAACACTATTGCTCTAATCATCTCTATATAGACTAGGGGGAAGAGTATAATAAGCAATTTTGCCTTCGTGATAATCCCTTATTATGGCCTTAGCAGCCATATCAATATTGGGCTCTTTAGTACTCTTATAGAACCATCCTCTCTTTATGGCTATTTTTTCTAATAGTTCATAAGGATTGGAAAAATCCACTTTATAAACGTGAATTAAGCTCTCTTTCGAAAATTCAATAATTCTATTTATTAGAATTAAAGCGGGTTTTACGGGGTCTTCTAATAAATCTACGTTGGATCCCCTAATTATTTTCTCTAGTTCGTCGCCATCTGGGGGTATGACGCCAGGTGTATCCCACGCATAGATCTTTTTATCAATTTTAAACAATTGTAGAGATTTGGTATAACCATATTCTAATGGATGGACCGAGGTTTGAGCCGAATGCTTACCTTTGAGAGCGTTAATTATCGAAGACTTTCCAGATTTCGGATACCCCACAAACACTACAATCCCTTTATCTCCCTTTAATATAGACTTCATTGTATCACGTAAAAGTTTAGTACCCAAATGGGAAGTTGCTGACATATAAACACTTTCAATGTTCTCTTCTTCCTTAAAGTAATCCTTCCAAGCTTTAAGAACCCATAAGGGTACTAAATCTCCTTTGTTTAATATTAATAATATTTTCTTGCCATTTTTTATTGAAATGTCCTCTATTTTCTTCGACCTAGTTAGAGAAGGCTCTCTGGCATCCAACACTTCAACTATAAGATCAGATCTCTTGATCAACTTAATGACTTCCCCCAGCATTCATTTTATTTTCTTGTAATTGCTATTTTTATGCATGCCTAAAGGAGAGTTAGCGATATTTGACGAAGGGTACTTTGAAGGATCGATAGATTATCAGTCCTTTACGAAATCAATCAAGCTAAGTAATATAAATAAAGAAGCGAGTTTCTCTATAGATATAACATCTAAACCTAATAGGTTTTATCTTATAATTCAAGCTAAACGAGAAAAAACATATTTACCTAGATGGAGACTTTGGTTCGATAACTTCTCCTTAACCAAAGAGTTTAAGCCAAATCTTGAAACTGAGGTAAATGATATCCAAGTTATCTCAACTATAGTCTATGATATAACTCCTATAACTAAAGAGGGGAAACATCAGATAGCAGTCTACCACCCATCTATTCAAACACTTGAATTGCTGAATCTAAGTCTAATTTCGTTCTATAAGATTGAAGGTTTTAGCACTAAGTATAGACTAAGTGCAGGCTCACTAATATTAAATCGAAACGATTCGGTTTCTTTTCAATTAATGAAAAAGTCATATTTTGTGATAAGGAATGAGAGTAAGGAAGGAATGGTAAAAATAAGTGATACAGACGGGAAAACAATCTACACAGTATTACCTAGCTCTGATAGCGATGAGATAGAAATTGAAAACAATGATGTGGTAACAACAACGCTTCAATCAAATAATGAAAAAGATTATGGAGTTATTTTAGCCTCGTACAACTTACTTGAAAAAGCTCCTAAAATAAATTTTAGTGTCGACAGCAAGGTGAATAACAACATAATTTACTTATACTTGAAAAATGAGAGCGAGATAAGCTTAGATAAACTAATAATAAATGTTATGATAAATGGTGTTCCAGCTCATTTTAAAACGTTTACCAATATAGAGATTGATTCGGCTATAGATCTAAAATTACCAATATCCATACCACAAAATAAGAAAGCTCAGGTAATTAACATAAGAGTAGTTGGAATAAAGGGAGGGTATAGAAAGATAATAGATAAGCAAATTAGCCTTTAAAGAATTGGCAGACTCCCTAACAAAAACGCGATTATTCCTGCAATTGCTGAGATTTTTAGATATGTTCTAGCTTTAGAGGCCCCTTCTATTGTCTCTTTTTGAATTATGGAAAGAATAGTAAAGGGAATAAAAGCGATTATTAAGATT is a genomic window containing:
- a CDS encoding 30S ribosomal protein S26e; translated protein: MPKKRENRGRRKGDKGHVGYISCDQCGARVPEDKAVCVTKMYSPVDASLASELEKKGAIIARYPVTKCYCVNCAVFLGIIKIRAENERKQKARLR
- the pdxS gene encoding pyridoxal 5'-phosphate synthase lyase subunit PdxS — its product is MRLYELSFAQIEDFFYKLAEVKDIIKDSGLMEFLPELKKLDSTIQTGTTRVKHAFPIFQKGGVVMDITNVQQAQIAEEAGAVAVMVLDKLPYDVRKSGGVARMADPKIIGEVMNSITIPVMAKVRIGHYYEAKLLEALGVDMIDESEVLTPADEEHHINKWEFSVPFVNGARNLGEALRRTVEGASMIRTKGEAGTGNVSEAVKHMKIINSEIRSLISMSEEDRVKKAREYQVPYQLVELTAKIKRLPIVNFAAGGIATPADAALMMWLGADGLFVGSGIFKSQDPDERAKAVVLAAACWEYPEIVLEAQKMISEQKSMMGIDIKSLKPEELLQVRGL
- the pdxT gene encoding pyridoxal 5'-phosphate synthase glutaminase subunit PdxT: MKIGIIAYQGSFEEHYLQLKRAFDKWSINGEITPVKIPKDLKDIDGVIIPGGESTTIGLVAKRLGILDELKEKITSGLPVMGTCAGAIMLAKEVSDAKVGKTSQPLIGAMNISIIRNYYGRQRESFEAIIDLSKIGKGKANVVFIRAPAITKLWGKTQSLAELNGVTVLAEENNILATTFHPELSDTTSIHEYFLHLVKG
- a CDS encoding PINc/VapC family ATPase, producing MLDKSALLFGVSKYLEKGIITGNVLIHKSLLAELERESNDGLVSAEIALDEVKKLKDITERILVNFEIVGDDSKKGEANELSREYCLEKGCIIVTADETQKKICDAMGIQYNFLQPLKQGLSFESFFDDETMSLHIKEDTVPRAKKGKPGNWKFVNLSDKPMLSTDVRMIANEIINAVRLIKGSFVEIERRGSLIIQLGNYRVVITRPPLSDGWEITITRPVVRKRLEDYNLDERLIKRLEERAEGIIIAGAPGMGKTTFAQALAEYYMRLGKIVKTIESPRDMHLPPEITQYSKNYAEIGELHDILILSRPDYTVYDEMRNDEDFKLYVDLRLAGVGMVGVVHATSPIDAIHRFVNRVDIGTIPNILDTIIFINSGNVSKVYTLEMTVKVPAGLKEADLARPVVEIKDLATGNTEYEIYVFGEQTMIVPVNRGITMNNMEFKISKIVNNIIPNATVKYEDGEYVIVIPKEEIGKYNRKLVQRLKRLEKKNNIKIKIKLSD
- the hjc gene encoding Holliday junction resolvase Hjc codes for the protein MNAKKRKGSAVERNIVGKLRDKGFAVVRAPASGSKRKDPIPDIIALKSGVIILIEMKSRKDKEGKIYVRREQAEGIMEFARKSGGTLFLGVKKPGVLKFIPFDKLRRTETGNYVADSEIEGLDLEDLVRLVEAKVSKTLDNFL
- the ilvC gene encoding ketol-acid reductoisomerase, with amino-acid sequence MKSTSKIYTDKDSNLDVIKGKRIAVLGYGSQGRAWAQNLRDSGLNVVVGLEREGKSWELAKSDGIIPLHTKDAVKDADIIVFLVPDMVQRTLWLESVQPYMKKGADLVFAHGFNIHYKLIEPPKDSDVYMIAPKGPGPTVREYYKAGGGVPALVAIQQDVSGTALQKALAIAKGIGATRAGVIPTTFKEETETDLFGEQVILVGGIMELMKAAFETLVEEGYQPEVAYFETINELKMLVDLVYEKGITGMVKAVSDTAKYGGMTVGKFVINEDVRKRMKEALQRIKSGKFAEEWVEEYGRGMPTVVNGLSQVQNSLEEKIGNQLKDLIQKGKPKKS
- a CDS encoding ACT domain-containing protein, with amino-acid sequence MTQERVVKVLAYYRDPGLIERIASNFRKLFMDIDWIYGWKVNDESLYEFYIGVKDHNNFNTAVILLSKTVDISKVEILDDAQLKRVIIRDGKVIENQSEGVKEGDMIIYVPVFNRVKGYSWGEVYVKDLH
- a CDS encoding acetolactate synthase large subunit, translating into MPTGARILVDSLKREGVKVIFGIPGLSNMQIYDAFVEDLANGELRHVLMRHEQAAAHAADGYARASGVPGVCTATSGPGTTNLTTGLITAYWDSSPVIAITGNVPRSVMGKMAFQEADAMGVFENVTKYVIGIKRIDEILQWIKNAFYIATTGRPGPVVIDIPRDIFYEKMEEIKWPEKPLVKGYRDFPTRIDRLALKKAAEILINAERPIILVGTGVVWANATPEVLELAELLHIPIVSTFPGKTAIPHDHPLYFGPMGYYGRAEASMAALESDAMLVVGARFSDRTFTSYDEMVETRKKFIMVNIDPTDGEKSIKVDVGIYGNAKIILRELIKAITTLGQKRDRSAWLKRVKEYKEYYSQFYYTEENGKLKPWKIMKTIRQALPRDAIVTTGVGQHQMWAEVFWEVLEPRTFLTSSGMGTMGFGLPAAMGAKLARSDKVVVDLDGDGSFLMTGTNLATAVDEHIPVISVIFDNRTLGLVRQVQDLFFGKRIVGVDYGPSPDFVKLAEAFGALGFNVTTYEDIEKSLKSAIKEDIPAVIRVPVDKEELALPTLPPGGRLKQVILRDPRKSS
- a CDS encoding magnesium-dependent phosphatase-1 — translated: MIRAIVFDADKTLWDHHNISEFEEPLKLVDANTLEDSKGRVLHLFPDVRETLKELKNRGYILGLATWNFEDKANKVLATLDLLQYFDIIVARPYPYKFLMLSQIIIEINAKTNLKIKPNEILFLDDRRGHFGNIWLYLGDVKCLEMWKDITRYSEIFSIVSHVENE
- a CDS encoding GTPase, which encodes MLGEVIKLIKRSDLIVEVLDAREPSLTRSKKIEDISIKNGKKILLILNKGDLVPLWVLKAWKDYFKEEENIESVYMSATSHLGTKLLRDTMKSILKGDKGIVVFVGYPKSGKSSIINALKGKHSAQTSVHPLEYGYTKSLQLFKIDKKIYAWDTPGVIPPDGDELEKIIRGSNVDLLEDPVKPALILINRIIEFSKESLIHVYKVDFSNPYELLEKIAIKRGWFYKSTKEPNIDMAAKAIIRDYHEGKIAYYTLPPSLYRDD